In Fusarium oxysporum Fo47 chromosome VII, complete sequence, the following proteins share a genomic window:
- a CDS encoding Rhodanese-like domain-containing protein: MVVTAGFPILTGCLRRYSPPTFRPFLGCHSRLYSPSPRRSISSYLTSPRELHNAIKMCPSSAASLEPRVIPLCVSWFPDNDQESRTGIQTFCQKRIPEARFFDLDIVIDTESPFPRLLPSALGLASSMSGLGIRKEDILVVYDTSELGIFSAPRVGWMLKVFGHPKVHILNNFRLWVEQGLPTEQGEMSSFKRCIYPVPTIDKGKIATYEEVREAVMDHNKEGREGIQILDSRSSDDFSGKYPGPRPDSLSGHMPGSINIPYDLVLDTETKAFLPSDQLAKLFETKRVDPLKPIISSGTSITAYVIETALQEAQWGSSDSRKVYDGSWSEWTQRVRASDYLVRKTNP; this comes from the exons ATGGTAGTAACGGCAGGTTTCCCTATTCTGACTGGTTGCTTGCGCAGATATAGCCCCCCGACGTTCAGACCATTCCTTGGTTGTCACAGCAGGCTTTATTCGCCATCGCCCCGCCGCTCGATATCATCCTATCTCACGAGTCCGAGGGAGTTGCACAATGCCATTAAGATGTGTCCATCGTCGGCCGCCTCACTCGAACCACGGGTTATTCCCTTGTGCGTCTCCTGGTTTCCAGACAATGACCAGGAGAGTCGCACCGGTATCCAGACGTTCTGCCAGAAACGGATCCCAGAAGCTCGCTTTTTCGACCTCGACATTGTTATCGACACGGAATCTCCGTTTCCTCGTCTGCTACCCAGCGCTCTGGGCCTCGCGAGCTCAATGAGCGGGCTGGGAATTCGCAAAGAGGACATTCTGGTAGTCTACGATACAAGCGAATTAGGTATCTTCTCGGCACCACGGGTAGGATGGATGTTGAAGGTTTTTGGCCATCCGAAGGTGCACATCCTCAATAATTTCCGGCTGTGGGTGGAACAGGGCCTTCCGACAGAACAAGGGGAGATGTCTAGCTTCAAGCGCTGCATCTACCCGGTTCCCACGATAGATAAGGGGAAGATTGCTACCTATGAAGAAGTTCGCGAAGCAGTCATGGACCATAATAAAGAGGGTAGAGAGGGCATACAGATTTTGGATTCACGATCGAGCGACGACTTCAGCGGAAAGTATCCGGGGCCACGGCCAGACTCACTCTCAGGACACATGCCCGGTTCGATAAATATCCCATACGACCTGGTGCTGGATACGGAAACGAAGGCATTCTTACCATCTGATCAACTTGCGAAACTGTTCGAAACGAAAAGAGTGGACCCTCTCAAGCCGATTATCTCAAGTGGGACAAGCATCACGGCGTATGTGATTGAGACAGCGCTACAAGAGGCACAATGGGGCTCTTCCGATTCACGCAAGGTTTACGATGGAAGCTGGAG TGAATGGACGCAAAGAGTACGGGCATCGGACTATTTGGTTCGGAAGACGAATCCTTAA
- a CDS encoding protein phosphatase type 1 complex subunit Hex2/Reg1 yields MSTASLLKQATAAVKAQETWGILRLHLGRSSTDYFAYPFASCRISGESSSVTLSVESSGIISRSSERKHIHFNEQVEQCIAVEANVDDHQNLVYDQYGFDSDSDDAVMMKRVKTKKRPISPRKTLKSKSATERKIIAMLPSATLKDREDAPETRETAMKHSRNPLISCCLYCAGWLHPPMRVLTEKSISSGSLWEESARMRRTPSGMFMPYEEGEMQPEDGIFGRVIDIVNTTRDIAHVISNVG; encoded by the exons atgTCTACAGCCTCATTATTGAAGCAAGCCACCGCAGCTGTAAAGGCCCAGGAGACCTGGGGAATCCTCCGACTCCACCTCGGTCGTTCGTCAACAGACTACTTTGCCTACCCATTTGCATCATGTCGAATAAGTGGAGAAAGCAGTAGCGTCACTCTCTCGGTAGAGTCATCTGGAATCATTTCCCGCAGTTCTGAGCGAAAGCACATTCATTTCAATGAGCAAGTTGAGCAATGCATAGCTGTCGAAGCCAATGTCGACGATCATCAAAACCTGGTCTATGATCAGTACGGTTTTGACAGTGACTCGGATGACGCGGTTATGATGAAGCGAgtcaagacaaagaagaggCCCATATCCCCACGCAAGACTTTGAAGTCAAAGTCAGCAACTGAAAGAAAAATAATTGCGATGCTGCCTTCCGCTACCCTCAAGGACCGCGAAGACGCTCCCGAGACACGAGAGACTGCCATGAAGCACTCTCGAAACCCACTCATATCctgttgtttatattgcgca GGTTGGCTTCATCCCCCAATGAGGGTACTAACGGAAAAGTCCATCTCATCCGGCAGCCTTTGGGAGGAGTCTGCGCGTATGCGACGCACCCCGTCCGGTATGTTTATGCCTTACGAGGAAGGCGAAATGCAACCCGAGGATGGCATATTTGGCCGCGTTATTGACATAGTCAACACTACTCGTGATATTGCCCACGTTATCTCGAACGTTGGCTGA